GAATTTGAATCAAACGAGAAGCAGAAGTTTCTTTTTTCACCTAAAAACTAATGCATGTTGTTGATACTAACAATATTTTAAACCTATCTTTCAACAGTCATGAATCATCCTCTTCATTGCTTTACATATAGCATGCAATGTCGCCACTAGCATTTGGTTCAGTGGCAAAGGTAGTGAAAAAAACATATACAGCAAGCTATGTGCCAGACATTTTTCTATATCTTTTCAGTTATGTATACAGGAGTTGTGTAGATGTTTTGATTTGAATctttattgtttatttttctgGAGGTTATAGATTTCACGGGTAAACATTTTATTGTAGGACATGGTACTAATGCTGATGAATCGTGTTCATTTTGTAGTTTATTCACCGTGAAATAATAGATGTTGACATGGAAGGAGGTCATAGTGATGCAATGTTTATTGATGGGAATACTGAATCTAGTAGCAAAGGAAAGGTAACTAGAATTGCCAGTAGTTATTACAAGGATCTTGGCAAAGTACTGGCTACCTCTATGTTTTATGTGTGTTCTGTTCAGGGGCTAATTTGTGGATTCTCCTCTTTCGCAGGAAATTTTGCTTGAACTTTCCCTTGGCCGTGGTGGTTCAGCAGATAGTGGATCAGTAGATCAAGTTCAGTCTTCGAAGAAGCACTGCCCTTCAGAATCAGATGGTCTAATCATTGGAGATGATTTTGGCGCCGACCTATATTATGGAGATGATGTGCATACAGACATGTATTTTGATGACCCAGCGCTTAAGGAGTATGCCAATATGCAATCACATTTTGATCATATGGATATTCCACCTGGTGTTGAGGTTCCAATCCCGTGGATGTCCAGTCCTGCTGAAGCTAAAATGGCGCCAACAACTACAACCACATCGTCCGCTTCGAAAGCTATGAGTTTTCCTTTTGGAAAAGAAGCCCCTAAGGTACTAAGGCACCAGTCCACTTCATGGTATGTCTCAACTCCTGTTAGTCAGCCTACGCCATTTGAGCTATCTTCGTCGTCTCTGGGACCTGCTTTTTGCAAGAGCAGACTTTCTGCCAAAGGAAAGTCACAAGAGACAAGTTGTAAAGAACAAAGTTGTTCTACAAACCTAGCACTTGGGGCAGGAAAATCTTTTAATGCTCAAGGATCTTCTTTTAAAAGGAAATTCCGTTTTTTCGAGGGAACTGCCTCTGACAGTTGGCATGCTCAATCTATACCTGGTGTATCTCATTTCCCTGAAGTTCAATTTGTACCTCCACAAATGCCTGGTTGGACAAATTTACCCTTTAATATGACAACTGCTCCAGCTTCTTCAGGGTCTATGCTCGCACCAGGTGGTATGAACTCTCTCCCTATGCAACAGGTGCATCCGGCATTTATGCTCCCACAAGGTGGTATGAACTCTCTCCCTCTGCAACAGGTTCATCCAGGGGTTATTTTCACAGAAGGTGCTATGAACTATTTCCCTCAGCAACAGTATTTCCCTCAGCAACAGATTTATTCGGGATCTGTTCTCGCACCAGGTCCTACGTACTATTTCCCTCAGGAAATGGATCATGCACTCTGGACACAGGGTCTGCACGAGAGTGTAGCTACTACAGAGAGTTCATCAATTCAGTCTGGATCAGTTTCTGGTGAGGGACAACGTAGAGATTTAGGTGAAAGTCTGAAGAATTTCCGTCTCTTCAAAAAATTTGATACTGTTCAAGATCATTCGGACCATTTCTTTTCTGGACTTGCATCCCTTGACAACCAGGTTGGCGTAACTGAAAACATGTGGTTGATAGTTTTGATTACTTGTGCTTCATCTTATTACTAAATATTTGTCACTTTGCTGTAGGCCTCTAAGAGTTGCGCCAAGAGAATACAGGAGGAATGGAAGATACTGGAGAAAGATCTGCCTGGTAATATGAGCAAATTTTCTGTCTTCCATAGCATTTCTACCTGATCTGTGATGATTGTTTTTGTCATCAAGCCATTGAATTACATTCTCATAAATTTGTCTAAGTAATTAATGCCTGAGGAGCTCAGCGATAATGTGAATTAGAGATAAAAAACTTGCctgttgtatattttttgtaacGACACTCACTTGAGCGCCTTTTCATGAGCAGATACCATATTTGTCCGGGTGTATGAAACAAGAATGGATCTGTTGAGGGCAGTGATTATTGGAGCTGATGGAACTCCGTACCATGATGGCCTTTTCTTCTTTGATGTGTTCTTCCCTAGCAACTATCCCAATGTTCCACCAGTATGTGTCTACCTATCAAGATATCTTATTTTATCTGTGATGTGAAAATATTATAATTTCCCCTTTTTCTACCTAAAGTCTAACACCTTCCTAACTATTTTTGCCAGCATGTACACTATCATTCTTTTGGTCTTCGTATCAATCCGAACTTGTATGAATGTGGAAAAGTGTGCCTGAGCCTTCTCAACACATGGGGCGGGAGAGCGAAGGAGAAATGGATCCCTGGTGAATCAACTATGCTACAAGTTTTGGTTTCCATACAAGGGCTAATTTTGAATGCAAAGCCCTATTTCAATGAGCCTGGATATGCAAAGATGAGTGGATCAGCCATGGGGGAAAATTGCTCAGTACAATATAATGAGAGCATTTTCATTTTACATCTCAAAACAATGGTTTACTGTATGAGGCGACCACCACAGGTATATGTTTGTTCATGACCATCTATTACTATATAAGCTTTTCAATTATGCTTTATGACATTATTTTCTTGGAGTTAATTTTAAATATGATCACTGAACTTTACCAGCTATAACAGTAAAGTGACTGAATTTTAGTCACTAAAAAGGtaaaattacaaaattattttGTCACATTAAGCCAACTGAGTTTTATTCACTATGACAATAAAGTGTAAAGACTTTACCACTATAACGACAACTTACCAATCAAGGTGTAGTTATAATGGGTAAAGCTCAGTGACCACGCAACTtgattttcttgataaaatacTAGTTGTCTTGTGCCTTTGGTCTTAAATCAACTACTACTAATTT
Above is a window of Nicotiana tabacum cultivar K326 chromosome 8, ASM71507v2, whole genome shotgun sequence DNA encoding:
- the LOC107812737 gene encoding uncharacterized protein LOC107812737, which encodes MESPPSLSLYMSQNSKKRVFPSGSSIDGQMVDVSPSISWSSKSESVNQKEFIHREIIDVDMEGGHSDAMFIDGNTESSSKGKEILLELSLGRGGSADSGSVDQVQSSKKHCPSESDGLIIGDDFGADLYYGDDVHTDMYFDDPALKEYANMQSHFDHMDIPPGVEVPIPWMSSPAEAKMAPTTTTTSSASKAMSFPFGKEAPKVLRHQSTSWYVSTPVSQPTPFELSSSSLGPAFCKSRLSAKGKSQETSCKEQSCSTNLALGAGKSFNAQGSSFKRKFRFFEGTASDSWHAQSIPGVSHFPEVQFVPPQMPGWTNLPFNMTTAPASSGSMLAPGGMNSLPMQQVHPAFMLPQGGMNSLPLQQVHPGVIFTEGAMNYFPQQQYFPQQQIYSGSVLAPGPTYYFPQEMDHALWTQGLHESVATTESSSIQSGSVSGEGQRRDLGESLKNFRLFKKFDTVQDHSDHFFSGLASLDNQASKSCAKRIQEEWKILEKDLPDTIFVRVYETRMDLLRAVIIGADGTPYHDGLFFFDVFFPSNYPNVPPHVHYHSFGLRINPNLYECGKVCLSLLNTWGGRAKEKWIPGESTMLQVLVSIQGLILNAKPYFNEPGYAKMSGSAMGENCSVQYNESIFILHLKTMVYCMRRPPQHFEDFVVGHYFQSCHDILVACKAYTDGAQVGSLVRGCVLDAVEGDEKSCSQSFKAMLAGFIQTLVDAFTKIGAKDCDKFLPLAQKAPTGVAPPVNIESC